In a single window of the Candidatus Liberimonas magnetica genome:
- a CDS encoding radical SAM protein, producing MVFHAKEIILSPTSQCNLNCAHCTVKRYKSPLNVKKTITFLKSCANYRIKKLTFSGGEPFLKPRFLFIAVKEAVKNGMLPVRIMTNGVWFNDAKELKGVLKKLFAVGFSGEFCISVDAFHLQDLEKLKSFIKTALKIFKRDDIVSIAYVSGSRDEKTRQKLLGLARMLGARLYNFSKGNAYMKGKSLFVKLIKIALSVVPGAKPLKNPWDGKWFKEDYCKGPGNVLFVHANGDVAPCCGYANEERLLKIGNIYKNSLKDVLKQAKNNAFVSTVFSKGLTTIRKKLIKTGFKLPGKTSDQCYFCRYLQNKLPKETLVKADVNGIKTTKKSRICLLNAISSG from the coding sequence ATGGTTTTTCACGCCAAAGAAATAATACTATCTCCTACATCCCAGTGCAACCTAAATTGCGCCCATTGTACGGTCAAACGCTACAAAAGCCCGTTAAACGTAAAAAAAACAATAACTTTTTTAAAATCGTGCGCAAATTATAGGATTAAAAAACTCACCTTTAGCGGAGGGGAACCTTTTTTAAAACCGCGATTTTTATTTATCGCTGTTAAAGAGGCTGTAAAAAACGGGATGCTTCCGGTGCGGATCATGACGAACGGCGTCTGGTTCAATGATGCAAAAGAGTTGAAAGGGGTTTTAAAAAAACTCTTTGCTGTCGGTTTTAGCGGCGAATTCTGTATTAGTGTTGACGCATTCCATCTTCAAGACCTGGAAAAATTAAAGTCGTTCATAAAAACAGCTTTAAAAATATTCAAAAGAGATGACATAGTTTCGATCGCCTATGTGTCAGGCTCAAGAGATGAAAAAACCAGACAAAAGCTTTTAGGGTTGGCAAGAATGCTGGGTGCGCGGCTCTATAATTTTTCAAAAGGGAATGCCTACATGAAAGGGAAGTCTTTATTTGTAAAACTTATCAAGATCGCCCTGTCAGTTGTTCCAGGGGCCAAACCTTTAAAAAACCCCTGGGACGGGAAGTGGTTTAAGGAAGATTATTGTAAAGGCCCGGGAAACGTTCTGTTCGTACATGCAAACGGAGATGTTGCCCCCTGCTGCGGCTATGCGAATGAAGAAAGACTATTAAAGATCGGAAATATCTATAAAAATTCATTAAAAGATGTCTTGAAACAGGCAAAAAACAATGCGTTTGTAAGCACTGTCTTTAGTAAAGGTTTAACGACTATCAGAAAAAAACTGATAAAAACAGGGTTTAAATTACCTGGCAAAACATCCGATCAATGTTATTTCTGCCGGTACCTGCAGAACAAACTACCGAAAGAAACTCTTGTCAAAGCTGATGTAAACGGCATAAAAACTACTAAAAAAAGCCGAATTTGCCTATTAAATGCAATATCCTCTGGCTGA
- a CDS encoding Spy/CpxP family protein refolding chaperone, whose amino-acid sequence MKIKLLMVLLLLSLGFNLGVFVTFGHHCLLKKYFEKGPKESSWHKNKIKKMLNLSEEQALYMEKDRKALQDTINPLKDELKAKRAELFAMLDSDSIDNSKVDKLIGEISVLQMKIEKNVVDHSLNIRKQLTPEQQKKFKEFLKKGFEKMSRGPGFMHEDKKEHHEN is encoded by the coding sequence ATGAAAATAAAACTTTTAATGGTCTTATTGCTGCTTTCGCTTGGGTTTAATCTCGGGGTTTTCGTGACTTTCGGGCACCACTGCCTGCTAAAAAAATATTTTGAAAAAGGGCCCAAAGAAAGCTCCTGGCATAAGAATAAAATCAAGAAGATGCTTAATTTAAGCGAAGAACAAGCCTTGTACATGGAAAAAGACCGCAAAGCATTGCAGGACACGATAAACCCTCTAAAAGATGAGCTTAAAGCCAAAAGAGCGGAACTTTTTGCAATGCTTGATTCCGACAGCATCGATAATTCGAAAGTAGACAAGCTGATCGGGGAAATCTCGGTATTACAGATGAAGATAGAAAAAAATGTAGTAGACCATTCCTTAAATATCAGGAAACAACTCACTCCCGAACAGCAGAAAAAGTTCAAAGAATTTCTAAAAAAAGGTTTTGAAAAGATGTCTCGCGGCCCGGGATTCATGCACGAAGACAAGAAAGAACATCATGAAAATTAA
- a CDS encoding zf-HC2 domain-containing protein — protein MQCDKVRDILITDYIDYELDQDSRKEIEGHLIQCPECLAFKDELINNVKMPFKGKLEAAPPGFIWDKIRTAIEKDGLNAGIVNIGEMLSFFRPQWINVSVISLMVCLTLLVGNYFARDIWSSAQQKRSQASIEVSDNLGLGIFGDIPGEETENASNIIGG, from the coding sequence ATGCAGTGCGATAAAGTCAGAGATATCCTTATTACCGATTATATTGATTATGAGCTTGACCAGGATTCAAGAAAGGAGATAGAAGGCCATTTGATCCAGTGCCCTGAGTGCCTAGCGTTTAAGGACGAGCTGATCAATAACGTTAAAATGCCTTTTAAAGGTAAACTGGAGGCTGCCCCGCCTGGTTTTATTTGGGATAAGATCAGGACTGCAATAGAAAAAGACGGGTTAAATGCGGGAATTGTTAACATCGGGGAAATGCTGTCATTTTTCCGACCTCAATGGATTAATGTATCCGTGATCAGTTTAATGGTCTGCCTTACATTATTAGTCGGGAATTACTTTGCCCGGGATATCTGGAGCTCTGCCCAGCAAAAACGCTCACAGGCAAGCATAGAAGTTTCAGATAACCTTGGATTAGGGATATTTGGCGATATACCCGGAGAAGAAACAGAAAATGCCAGTAATATTATCGGAGGCTGA
- a CDS encoding sigma-70 family RNA polymerase sigma factor produces MEIHEISKDLLIKASKGDLDAFEELYKAASALVYNVALKVTANIEDAQEVTQEVFLKLFKNLKSFKFQSSFKTWVYRITVNTALNYKIKASKQTSRHVQLEENMDNQAIYENQVEKGMDHKSNEETVNNLLNSLGPEYRVCIVLREMQGLSYREIAETLDINVNTLRSRLKRAREALLKRGMENAVR; encoded by the coding sequence ATGGAAATTCATGAAATTTCAAAAGACCTCTTGATAAAGGCATCAAAAGGGGATTTAGATGCTTTTGAAGAACTATATAAAGCTGCATCGGCCCTTGTATATAATGTTGCACTGAAGGTTACGGCAAATATAGAAGATGCACAGGAGGTTACCCAGGAAGTATTCTTAAAGTTGTTTAAAAACCTTAAAAGCTTTAAATTCCAGTCTTCATTTAAAACATGGGTTTATAGGATAACGGTCAATACGGCGTTGAATTATAAAATAAAGGCATCTAAACAAACAAGCCGGCATGTCCAATTAGAAGAAAATATGGACAATCAGGCAATATATGAAAATCAAGTAGAAAAAGGTATGGACCATAAAAGCAACGAAGAAACAGTAAATAACCTGTTGAACAGCCTTGGTCCGGAATACCGGGTCTGTATTGTTCTTCGTGAAATGCAGGGTTTAAGCTACCGGGAGATCGCCGAAACTCTTGACATTAATGTAAATACACTGCGCTCAAGGCTCAAAAGGGCAAGAGAGGCTTTACTAAAGAGAGGTATGGAAAATGCAGTGCGATAA
- a CDS encoding SGNH/GDSL hydrolase family protein — MKQKQLKDDLKFKHKISLSLFLILTLTIPFYLMGWPTKMGPYKPDWGYFLGLVCLSALLLYLLYRLNAEIPDYFKKIVFLNIFLLYFGIVFSLLAGEAYIRALKIAECRGGQGPLQPDFGLSKYKLNSLGFRGPEHNIAKEKGKLRVIALGDSQVFGQGVEWQDTFLEQLKTILDINTGQTFETINFGKCGWNTINEQVFFIKQGAYYKPDILILLYTLNDPEFDGYSYKPFFNSSFEVKYLWRSHLYFFLIKLYNQLKFPYEDYIINLFKDGSETAQYCGLALKNIASTCRNNNIRPLLVITPLFKDLKNYPFVEIHSKVRKWGENCGFYVIDLLPEFASRSKTGKEFRVSREDWHPNKEGHSIIAKAVGNKILEDRLYSKP, encoded by the coding sequence ATGAAACAAAAACAATTAAAAGATGACCTTAAGTTTAAACATAAGATATCACTGTCGTTGTTTTTGATCTTAACACTTACCATCCCTTTTTATTTGATGGGGTGGCCTACTAAAATGGGCCCTTATAAACCGGACTGGGGTTACTTTTTAGGGCTTGTTTGTTTAAGTGCGTTATTGTTATATCTATTATACAGACTTAACGCGGAGATCCCGGATTATTTTAAGAAAATAGTATTTTTGAACATATTTTTATTATATTTTGGGATAGTTTTTTCTCTTTTGGCAGGTGAAGCGTATATAAGAGCCTTAAAGATAGCTGAATGCAGAGGAGGACAGGGCCCCTTACAGCCTGATTTCGGCCTGTCAAAATACAAGCTTAACTCCCTTGGTTTCCGCGGGCCGGAACATAATATAGCAAAAGAAAAAGGAAAATTAAGGGTCATCGCGCTTGGAGACTCGCAGGTGTTCGGGCAGGGAGTCGAATGGCAGGACACGTTTCTGGAACAGCTTAAGACCATATTAGATATAAATACCGGACAAACGTTTGAAACTATAAATTTCGGAAAATGCGGCTGGAACACGATAAATGAACAGGTATTTTTCATAAAACAGGGTGCATATTATAAACCCGACATTTTAATACTCCTATACACATTGAACGACCCTGAATTTGACGGATATTCCTACAAACCCTTTTTTAATAGCAGTTTTGAAGTTAAATATCTCTGGAGGTCGCACCTCTATTTCTTTCTTATAAAACTTTATAACCAGCTCAAATTCCCTTACGAGGATTATATAATAAACCTTTTTAAGGACGGATCCGAGACCGCCCAATACTGCGGACTTGCTTTAAAAAACATAGCTAGCACATGCAGGAATAACAACATTAGGCCGCTGCTTGTCATAACACCGCTTTTTAAGGATTTGAAAAACTATCCGTTTGTAGAAATCCATTCAAAAGTAAGAAAGTGGGGCGAAAACTGCGGTTTTTATGTGATAGACCTGCTGCCTGAGTTTGCCTCGCGTTCAAAAACAGGAAAAGAGTTCAGGGTAAGCCGCGAAGACTGGCATCCGAACAAGGAAGGCCACAGCATTATAGCAAAAGCAGTCGGAAATAAAATATTAGAAGATAGATTGTATTCAAAGCCCTGA